The nucleotide window AATACCTTGCTTCCTTCAGTATCCGTTCAGACGGCTCCTCCCGTTTTGGTCCTAAGAACAGATATGGTTGGTTCCCTGCAGGATCTTTGGGTTGGGTTGTATCTGAAGAAGATTTCCTGAAAGGCAGCAAAGTGCTGAATTTACTGAAGATCAGGGCCAGCTATGGTAAAACAGGTAACGCTGAGATCGGGCAGAATAACTACTATACCTTGCTGAGTGTAACGAACTATCCAATGCTCCCGGGCTTTTCACCTACACAGCTGGGTGATCCAACCCTGCACTGGGAAAGCACTGTACAGGCAGATGCCGGTGTGGAATTTGCATTGTTTGACAACCGTTTGAGCGGTGAAATAGACTACTATAATAAACAAACCTCCGACCTGTTATTAAAAACAAACGTACCGTTGTCAAGCGGTTACGCCACTATTTACAGAAACGCGGGCTCACTGGAAAATAAAGGTGTTGAAGTATTATTGAACTCACGTAATATTCAAACCAGAGACTTTACCTGGACCACCTCCCTGAATGTGGCTTACAACAAGAACAGGGTGAAATCCATCAATGGCCAGATCATTGAAAGTGGTGTACAACGTGCCGTTGAAGGCGAACCTATCGGCGTATTCTATATGCAACGTTATGCAGGAGTAGATCCTAACAATGGAGATGCATTATATTATACCAAAGATGGTAAGACAACCAACGATTACGCTCAGGCCGACAGAGGTGTGGTAGGTAAATCAAATCCTGACTGGACAGGCGGTTTCACCAATACCCTCAGTTATAAAGGAATTGACCTGAGTGTGTTCTTCACTTTTGTTCAGGGCAACCAGATCTATAACCAGGCAGGCCAGTACCAATCTGTAGGTTTTGGCGGTGGTTATGACAACCAGACTGCTGATCAGCTGAACAGATGGCAGAAACCCGGCGACATCACCAATATTCCAAGACTGTCCCACTTCCTCGGAAATGGTAACCAGTCTCCATCTTCACAATGGATATATGATGGTTCATACATCCGCTTAAAACAGGTGACATTGGGTTATAATCTCCCTAAATCTGTTCTGTCAACTGTAAAACTTAGCAGCGCCCGCATTTTTGTTGCAGGATACAACCTGTGGACCAAAACCAAATATATCAGTGATCCGGAGGTAAATACCAATACACTCGGAAATATCACCGGTGGTATTGACTTCTACACTGTTCCGCAACCAAAAACAATTACTATTGGGCTTAATGTGAAGTTTTAAGCAGTAGCCAGGTTGAACATAAATGAACCACAAAAAGTTAAAGTAATGAAACCAATAACTAAATATATCAGTTATCTCGTATTACCTGCCATGCTGACTTTTACAGCTGCCTGTAATAAAAAACTGGATGTGACGCCAGGACAACAGATCTCGCCGGAACAGATCAAGACAGAAGATGATGTGAATGCCATTCTGATGGGCGCTTATAACTCCATGCAGGACCCTAGTGCATTCGGAGAACGTTACATATTCCTCGCTGACCTTTTCGCAGATGCCGGCTTTATCAATTTTCAGGGAACTTTTCAGACATATGCGCAGGTAGCCACCAGGCAGATTCAGAAAAGTGGTATCATCCCTCAGGAGGTATGGCGCAGAGGATATGTTATTATCAACACTGCGAACATCGTACTGGCAAACCTGGACAAAGTAAGTGCAGAAAACAAGGCTGCCATTGCTGCTGAAGCTAAGTTCGTGAGAGCTATTAACTATTTCGAACTGGCTGGCTTTTATAGCTTGCCTTATTCAGCTGGAAATGTAGATAAAAACCTGGCAGTACCGCTGATCACCACTGCAGTGATCAGCACCACAGACCTGCCTGCCAGCAAACAGCCCAGAGCAAGCGTAGCGGATGTATATAAACAGATCATTGCCGATTTACTGGAGGGTACTACGAGCCTGCCTGATAGCTACGGAGAAAAGAAAAATAAAAGCAGGGCAACCAAATATTCTGCATATGCTTTCCTGGCAAGGGTTTACCTGGCACAAGGCAATTATGCTGAAGCGGCAAAAGCTGCAGACAAAGTGATCGAATCAGGCAATTACTCCCTGGTACCTTCTTTTGATGCTGAATTTAATAACACGGCACTCTCCGCAGAAGATATATTTGCGATTCTTCAAACCAGTCAGAGCAACGCCGGTACCTCCAATAACGGCCTCGTTACTTTTTATGCACTGGATCAACGTAATGATATTAACATCAGCCCTGACCAGCTTGCACAATATGGCCCCGGAGATCAGCGCAAAAATTTCTATAGCTATTCCAGCGATAGCTCCAATATCACTACCAACAAATGGAGAGACCTGTATGGCACCATCCCGGTTGTACGTTTGTCAGAAATGTACCTGACCCGTGCAGAAGCCAATCTCCGCGCTGGTACTGCTGTTGGTGATGCTCCGCTGAACGACGTGAACAAGGTAAGAACCCGCTCCAAAGCCACACCACTTGCTGCTGTTACACCTGATGACGTAGTACAGGAAAGAAGACTGGAACTGGCATTTGAAGGCGATAACTACTGGATCGTAAAACGTCTGCAGCTGAATGTAGGCAACCTGAAATACAATGACAATATGTTGGTTTTCCCGGTTCCACAGCGTGAAATAGACGTGAATCCGGGATTGGTTCAGAATCCGGGTTATTGATTAACGTGCAACAGTAAATATATAAATAGATAAATAAGTAAATAAAAAGGGCGTCTCCAGCACTACTGTGTTGGAGACGCCCTTTTTGATGAAGATTTATTGTTTGATAATCTTCCCTTCCATCTCTACTTTCCTGTCTTCCAAAACACGGTACAGGTAAATGCCTGCAGGAAGTCCTGTGGTGGTAATCTGTTCGGTGCGGTTACGCAGCTGTCTGCGCATCACTATTTTACCTGTCATATCTGTGAGTTCAAAGAATACAATACTATTCTCCCTGGTGACTGCATAACTTATCTGTAAAACATCCGTTACCGGATTCGGATACACTTTGTTTTCTGTCCGGGCTTCCGTTACGGCCTGTTGTAGTTTGCGGACTGTACTGCTGTCTTCCAGCGGGTATAGTACGGTGTTATCTGAGATACGGTCATCGAACAGGCGTAACCAGGATTGGGCACGGAGTCTGGCCCACATGGAAGCTTTGGTAGCAATCGTCTGAAGTGTGTTGACCTGGTCGGCAGTGAGGTCTTTTCCGGTCAGTCCTTTACCTGCGAGTGCTATGCGCAATGAGATAAGACTGCGGCCCCAGTTGTTGAACTCTTCTGCTTCATCACCTGCCAGCTGATATTTGGATACAATACCGTTATAGGTGGTATTGGCTTCGGGGATGTTGCCGTTATCGATCAGCAGGTCCACATAAGCCAGATCTGCATATGGGTCCTGCCATTGGCTCAGATAGAATTTCAGGCTGTCGGTACAAAGATCGCTGGTGGTATCTGCCATCATACGGTGAAGCGCATAAGGAGGTATGGTAGGGAATGGAACGGTGGGGTCTCCCCATGACTGATCTTTGTCTTCGGGACAATTATTTTTACTGCCGGTGACCGCAAAAATTTTAACGTTGTTGGTATGATAGTTCATGGGCTGCTGATTAACCGTATTGGCATTGTAGTAATAGTTGACCTTCCCTACCTCATCTATACGGTTGTAAACTTCCTGGTAACCGCCACCATAACTTAATATGTTGGCAGTGGCAAATCCTGCGCTACCCTGACTGGATGCCATGCCATCGAATATAGGGTTCGCTCCCCGGGCTACAATGTCATACAGTACTGCTTTGTTGGTGTTGCAGCGGAACTGCAGTCCCAGCAACCCTTTAGGGGCAAACAGGATGGCCCGGTTCCTGTAGTTGCTCAGGTTGGCGGTACCAATGTAATTATAGGTGTTTCGCTGCACCACATTATTGCCTGATCCGGTATTCCATACCAGCACCCCTATATTATAAAACGGATAATCACCTTTAAAGCTGTTTTCGCTGATCCGGAAACCGCTGCCACCCATTACCTGCACACCGATATTCCCTAAAAAGCCCGGTGCTCCCGGTGATGGCGGAATGCCCTTCGGCACATTAAATGTATTGTACTGTATCTGCGGTACGATCAGGCCCTGTGCCCATACCCCCTTTTTATTATTGTCGAAGGTGGCGCCTGTGACCTTCAGATAACCGTAGGTGGGGCTTGTGGCCTGCACGGTTACTGCTTCGTCGAGGTTGGTGAACTGGCAGGGGATGGAACCATAGTTCCCGATGGTCACACCAAAATCCATTCCCACTACGCCGTAATTTAAGGGTGTTTTTACACCGGAGCTGTTGATGAAACGGCAACCGCCTATCTGTACGCCACGTACTTCCCAGCCGGAGATGAAGCCACGGAAAGGACCGCTGAGTTGACGGTCTACCAGGAAATCACAGTTGTAGAAATGTGCATTGTACGGTGACTTATAGGTTTGTCCGTTAAAGGTATAGGTATTTAGATAGTGGTTGAAAGAGATGCTGCGGGAATTATTGTAGAAACGACAGTTATTAGCTAAAATGATTCCTCCGCTCTTTTGAACAAAATTATTCAGATCAGTACTCATAAAGCCGTCTACTGCATAGCTGAGAGTACTTTTGTCCATCATGAGTGTACCTTGATAGTACTTATATGCCCCATGCATCTTCTGGTCAAGGCTGTTGTTGCCTTCTGCTATCACGCCCATCCACATGGCTTTTTCGATACCACATGGGTGGAAGGCCGTCAGGGTGGCATTTTCGAGCTTTAAAAATCCTGCGTAGGAAGATGCGTTAGGCGCTGCCTTAATGCGGGCATAGGCTTCCGGTCCGAATTCCACGCTCATGTCCTTGATTTTCAGGGAAGCGCCGGGGGGGATGGTCAGCCCGTGTTCAATGCGGATGATGCTACCGCCGGTGCCGTATAGATTGTTGAGCGGGTTACTGCCGGGTGTCCATACCTCATTACCGCTGACCGTATAGTCGTACAGGTGATAGCTGCTGCCGGGGATATTATTGACCGGGTCAGGCTGGCTGATGTCGGACTGCACTACCAGTGGCGCCGGCAGCGCTATTTCACGGATACCGTCATTCACACGGACATTTATCAGTCCGGCCAGACCGAGATTGCCCGATTGCAACAGGATCAGCATATCACTATAGGTAAAATAATGATCAGTCGGGTCCGGAGCGGTGGTTGCGTCATAAATACTGCCTCTGTAAATCCCAACGCCATGGGCCGGGCCCCATACAGCATCGCAGGAGATAGATGCCAGGTATTGTTCAATGTATTCGCATTGATGATTGGCGTCCACATAATAAGGAACCAAAGGCGCATTGTTCATGACATCTTTCAGAGAATAGGGCCAGGTCTTTACATTGAAATGATAATCAGCTCCCGCTTTGATGAAGTTTTCCGGACAGATTTCCGGTGCTTCCACCCATACCTTTTCTATTTTGGGAATAACGGTAAATGTAACATTAGCGGGATTTTGATCACCTGATCCATCATTATACCATAACGATAACCGTTTTACCGATTTTTCATGAAACACAAACCGGACGGTATCATCCACCGCCAGCTGACTATAGAAATTGGCGGTTTGCAAAGTGTCATTAGAGTAAAGGTCTATATCATAGAGATTAGTGTCATTGATGATAGGATTTTTGTGTAATACCATGGTGATGGTATCGCCGATATATACCCTGAACATGAACCGGCGTACACAGGTACCGTTGATTGTATTGTACTGAGGAAAGTAAATAGAATCGGCATGTTGGTCAAATCCCCTGATGGCAACAACCTGGACGGTCCAGATGTTTTGAGGGGGATGGTTATCTGCCCAGGCGCTGCCATGCAATAAAATGAAGCACATAATGGCAGAAAATAGTTTCCAGTATCGCTGGAAACCGGCGGGGTTTGTTTTCATGTAAAAGTATTTTGAGGTAAAAGAATGAATTGAAAATAATGAAGGTTACAGGGCATAACGGTGGCCCATGGCTGTAGTAAAGGGCTTTTAAAGTACGTGGCATAGTGATCATTTACAGATATAGTTGCTCGAAAGCGGTGGCTTGTCTTAAAGGAGCCATAGGGTTATCGGGACAGAAACTTAGGGGCAGCACAGGCTATTTTCTGGTAAAGGTCAGATAGTCGATCATTCTCCAGGTGATACCATCATTGCT belongs to Chitinophaga sp. HK235 and includes:
- a CDS encoding T9SS type A sorting domain-containing protein; the protein is MKTNPAGFQRYWKLFSAIMCFILLHGSAWADNHPPQNIWTVQVVAIRGFDQHADSIYFPQYNTINGTCVRRFMFRVYIGDTITMVLHKNPIINDTNLYDIDLYSNDTLQTANFYSQLAVDDTVRFVFHEKSVKRLSLWYNDGSGDQNPANVTFTVIPKIEKVWVEAPEICPENFIKAGADYHFNVKTWPYSLKDVMNNAPLVPYYVDANHQCEYIEQYLASISCDAVWGPAHGVGIYRGSIYDATTAPDPTDHYFTYSDMLILLQSGNLGLAGLINVRVNDGIREIALPAPLVVQSDISQPDPVNNIPGSSYHLYDYTVSGNEVWTPGSNPLNNLYGTGGSIIRIEHGLTIPPGASLKIKDMSVEFGPEAYARIKAAPNASSYAGFLKLENATLTAFHPCGIEKAMWMGVIAEGNNSLDQKMHGAYKYYQGTLMMDKSTLSYAVDGFMSTDLNNFVQKSGGIILANNCRFYNNSRSISFNHYLNTYTFNGQTYKSPYNAHFYNCDFLVDRQLSGPFRGFISGWEVRGVQIGGCRFINSSGVKTPLNYGVVGMDFGVTIGNYGSIPCQFTNLDEAVTVQATSPTYGYLKVTGATFDNNKKGVWAQGLIVPQIQYNTFNVPKGIPPSPGAPGFLGNIGVQVMGGSGFRISENSFKGDYPFYNIGVLVWNTGSGNNVVQRNTYNYIGTANLSNYRNRAILFAPKGLLGLQFRCNTNKAVLYDIVARGANPIFDGMASSQGSAGFATANILSYGGGYQEVYNRIDEVGKVNYYYNANTVNQQPMNYHTNNVKIFAVTGSKNNCPEDKDQSWGDPTVPFPTIPPYALHRMMADTTSDLCTDSLKFYLSQWQDPYADLAYVDLLIDNGNIPEANTTYNGIVSKYQLAGDEAEEFNNWGRSLISLRIALAGKGLTGKDLTADQVNTLQTIATKASMWARLRAQSWLRLFDDRISDNTVLYPLEDSSTVRKLQQAVTEARTENKVYPNPVTDVLQISYAVTRENSIVFFELTDMTGKIVMRRQLRNRTEQITTTGLPAGIYLYRVLEDRKVEMEGKIIKQ
- a CDS encoding RagB/SusD family nutrient uptake outer membrane protein, producing MKPITKYISYLVLPAMLTFTAACNKKLDVTPGQQISPEQIKTEDDVNAILMGAYNSMQDPSAFGERYIFLADLFADAGFINFQGTFQTYAQVATRQIQKSGIIPQEVWRRGYVIINTANIVLANLDKVSAENKAAIAAEAKFVRAINYFELAGFYSLPYSAGNVDKNLAVPLITTAVISTTDLPASKQPRASVADVYKQIIADLLEGTTSLPDSYGEKKNKSRATKYSAYAFLARVYLAQGNYAEAAKAADKVIESGNYSLVPSFDAEFNNTALSAEDIFAILQTSQSNAGTSNNGLVTFYALDQRNDINISPDQLAQYGPGDQRKNFYSYSSDSSNITTNKWRDLYGTIPVVRLSEMYLTRAEANLRAGTAVGDAPLNDVNKVRTRSKATPLAAVTPDDVVQERRLELAFEGDNYWIVKRLQLNVGNLKYNDNMLVFPVPQREIDVNPGLVQNPGY